A stretch of the Rosa rugosa chromosome 5, drRosRugo1.1, whole genome shotgun sequence genome encodes the following:
- the LOC133711983 gene encoding uncharacterized protein LOC133711983 codes for MMSETSSKPSSFFPLEMRIQLSWRKYKNSVLFKLLNLWAKATVCVIVLPTIFFICVPLSILLIPPLFIASTWAFCICKILYFLCPLRVVDTMKFFRFCTTLILGSSSTTKAGDNDNEENMMNEFIAKSLEDKEQSMSVVELDPSEVPCFYESDDHEQENKEEQNVNEEVGKIGMYEEGSWQVLVPKPPIPKRKKDKHSFHDVLSYWKCKEKGEAASAGIKED; via the exons ATGATGAGTGAAACTTCATCAAAACCGTCATCCTTTTTCCCACTAGAGATGCGAATTCAATTATCATGGAGGAAATACAAAAACTCAGTTTTGTTCAAACTGCTAAATTTGTGGGCAAAGGCAACCGTATGTGTAATAGTGCTCCCCACAATCTTCTTCATTTGCGTCCCACTCTCTATCCTTCTCATCCCACCGTTATTTATTGCTTCTACATGGGCGTTTTGTATATGCAAGATACTATATTTCTTGTGCCCTCTTAGAGTTGTAGACACCATGAAGTTTTTCAGATTCTGTACCACATTAATATTAGGCAGCAGCAGCACAACCAAGGCTGGTGATAACGACAATGAGGAAAATATGATGAATGAGTTTATAGCCAAGAGCCTGGAGGATAAGGAGCAGTCGATGAGCGTGGTTGAGTTGGACCCCTCGGAGGTGCCGTGTTTCTACGAATCAGATGATCATGagcaagaaaacaaagaagaacagAATGTTAATGAAGAAGTGGGTAAAATCGGCATGTACGAGGAAGGGTCATGGCAAGTTTTGGTACCAAAGCCTCCAATACCCAAAAGGAAGAAGGACAAACATTCG TTCCATGACGTTTTGTCGTATTGGAAATGCAAGGAGAAAGGAGAGGCAGCATCAGCTGGCATAAAAGAAGATTAA